The DNA region TGGTGCCCCAGAGCCAGGAGCACGGACGGATGCCCCAGTCAGACAGCTTTCCGAGGATGCAGCGCCTTGTCGTACCCCCATGGTCGTCCGTGTGGATTGACGACATTGAACCGGTGGTCGTCGGCTCCGGCTGCCTTCGGAGGGATTTGCCGAGCACTCGCGACGTGAGGGTCTGGGTCGTGGACATGGCTCCCGGGAGTCAGTGGCCCTTTGTGGACGTCCACGACACCGGAGAGGAGGTTCTCGTGGTGAGCGGTGAGCTCATCGAGGGCGAGCAGCGCTTGGGAGCGGGCTCATACCTGTTCTTCCCGCCGGCAAGCCGTCATCAGCCGCGGACCGAAACCGGCGTGCGCCTCTTCGGCATCAACCTCGTGGCCTCCCCGGGGGCTCGGTGAGCCAGGACGCCCTGACTTCCTTCTCCCCATTCCGGATGGAGCCTTCGAACACGGAGGGGCGGGACACGATGGCTCGACCCTCGCGGACGGGCCGTCGGGATTTCCTGCGTGCGGCGGTGGCGCTCTCCGCGGGCGCGGTCCTGCTCCCCCCGGGGACGGGCCGTGCGACGAAGCCTGTCGACAGCGCCGCGCTTCGGGCCCAGCGGTTGGCCTGGGCCGGCGTGCGGCTGCGGCTCGGACAGGACACGCTCTTCCTGGACCCGTTGAGCGACCCCACCGTGTGGGGGGCCGCGCTGAAGGACCCGCTTGTCCCAGTGGACGTGAGCGACGGGGGCCGCTTCGTCCTGGTGACGCATCGCCATTCCGACCACTTCGACCGGGTGGCCGTCCGTCAGGCGCTGGGGGACAGCGGGACGCTGGTGTGCGCCCCAGACATGGCCGCGGCGGCTTCGGCGTCGGGATTCCGCGTGCGGTCCGCCCCGCTCTACGAGCCCATCTTGCTCAATGACTTCACCGCCACCGCCGTTCCCGCGGCGGACGGCTATGGGGATCCCCAGGTTTCGTGGGTCGTCTCCGGTGGAGGCCGCCGCATCATCCACTGCGGCGACACGCTGTGGCATGGCTCCTGGTGGCACATCGGGCGACAGTTCGGCCCCTTCGATGCGGCATTCCTGCCTATCAACGGGGCGCGCTTCGGCTGGCGCAAGCCCGTGAGCGACGTGCATGCCGTCCTGACGCCGGAGCAGGCGGTGGCCGCGGCCTTGGTGTTGGGAGCAAAGCTCCTCGTGCCCATCCACTACGGCCTCGCTGCCTCGGAGGACTACCAGGAGGTCCCGGACGCGGAAGCGCTGCTTCTGGCCGCCGCGCGCACGCGGAAGGTGAACGTGGAGCTGGCACGTCCGGGGGAGTGGCTGACCTGGCGGGCCCGGACCTGACAGCGCGGCTCGAAGTGGGGAGCCATGGGCACTGCTCTGCCCCCATTCTTCGAGCCGCGCGCCTTCTCCCTACGACCGCGGGCCCATGGCCTTGCCATTACTCCCGCGAAACGTCGGCCTTGGACAGGATGTGGCTGACGACCGCCGTGTGCATCGTCAGCGTGTCGAACCTCCGGCCGAGATTCTTGTCGGACTGGAGCAGGCGCCCCAGCTCAACGCGGCTCAGTTGGGCTCTCTCCGCGAGGCTGTTGAACAGCTCCTCCGCGGACTCCCGCTCGGACTGGATGTGGTCTCTTTCGGCGATGGCCCGAAGCCCAAGCGCCAGCCGCAGCCGGTACTCCAGTTCGCTCCGGGTGGAGTCGTCGAGCAGCCAGCCATCCAGTCCTTCCCGGACCCGCTCGTGCGGTAGGCCCAGGCTCACCAGGATTGGATACTCGGCCTCGGCCCACCGCTGGCGGATTTCTTCGT from Myxococcus xanthus includes:
- a CDS encoding cupin domain-containing protein — its product is MRVWVVDMAPGSQWPFVDVHDTGEEVLVVSGELIEGEQRLGAGSYLFFPPASRHQPRTETGVRLFGINLVASPGAR
- a CDS encoding MBL fold metallo-hydrolase is translated as MARPSRTGRRDFLRAAVALSAGAVLLPPGTGRATKPVDSAALRAQRLAWAGVRLRLGQDTLFLDPLSDPTVWGAALKDPLVPVDVSDGGRFVLVTHRHSDHFDRVAVRQALGDSGTLVCAPDMAAAASASGFRVRSAPLYEPILLNDFTATAVPAADGYGDPQVSWVVSGGGRRIIHCGDTLWHGSWWHIGRQFGPFDAAFLPINGARFGWRKPVSDVHAVLTPEQAVAAALVLGAKLLVPIHYGLAASEDYQEVPDAEALLLAAARTRKVNVELARPGEWLTWRART